A single Cryptococcus deuterogattii R265 chromosome 2, complete sequence DNA region contains:
- a CDS encoding acyl carrier protein, with protein sequence MFRTLPLLRSTARTALRQTAPIALRPQPLAFSLKPLATRGYAAAAGLSKDDITARILDVLKSFEKVDSSKLTNNASFTNDLGLDSLDAVEVVMAIEEEFAIEIPDAEADEIATVQDAIDYVANSSEAH encoded by the exons ATGTTCCgcactcttcctctcctccgcAGCACAGCCCGAACTGCCCTCAGGCAAACGGCTCCCATCGCCCTCCGGCCACAGCCTCtcgccttctctctcaaGCCCCTCGCTACCAGGGGTTATGCCGCTGCCGCCGGTCTCAGCAAGGACGACATCACTGCTAGGATCCTCGATGttttgaagagctttgAGAAGGTTGACAGCAGCAAG CTCACAAACAACGCTTCATTCACCAATGATCTCGGCCTTGACTCTCTTGACGCTGTCGAGGTTGTCATGgccattgaagaggaattCGCCATTGAGATTCCTGATGCCGAGGCTGATGAAATTGCTACTGTCCAGGATG CTATCGACTATGTTGCCAAC TCCTCTGAAG CGCATTAA
- a CDS encoding ubiquinol-cytochrome c reductase subunit 7, translating into MPSIAKMVFGNGPLGPSFAPLIRQYPGVQKYWARWSNLYKHAAGYRQKGYLLDDLVIEESKTVQKALSRLPERVAYDRVWRHRQGIMMSMHHSDLPKDKWTPAEKDELYLTPYINQVLAEEQERADWDHSVVERIKQRKAGRKNPFERV; encoded by the exons ATGCCCTCAATCGCCAAAATGGTATTCGGCAATGGCCCTCTCGGTCCTTC CTTTGCCCCCTTGATCCGTCAGTACCCCGGTGTGCAAAAGTACTGGGCACGATGGTCAAACCTCTACAAGCACGCGGCCGGCTACCGACAGAAGGGCTACCTCCTCGACGACTTGGTGATTGAAGAGAGCAAGACTGTGCAAAAG GCTCTCTCCCGTCTTCCCGAGCGAGTCGCTTACGACCGAGTCTGGCGACACCGACAGGGCATTATGATGTCCATGCACCACTCCGACCTTCCCAAGGACAAGTGGACCCCTGCTGAGAAG GACGAACTATACCTTACCCCTTACATCAACCAGGTGCTTGCGGAGGAGCAGGAACGAGCCGACTGGGATCACTCTGTCGTTGAGAGGATCAAGCAAAGGAAGGCTGGCAGGAAGAACCCTTTTGAGCGCGTCTAA
- a CDS encoding DASH complex subunit SPC19: MAFASTSRHLPRESVYPNPPSSDYLNALEDCVQATEACSRSLQIGLDRFEPGVKDLPRLTKIFKHKHHFLVLPEPTIAAHKAALSQSLAPQIDHLIAKTDSMIESEKTKVGNLEERLRILESARLSASTSTTRTASSGRSTRPISNTSEDTSSKISDINMKDLSILQRKKVMQLKAKRDRLEREMARLGR, encoded by the exons ATGGCTTTTGCATCCACTTCCAGACATCTTCCTCGCGAATCAGTATATCCAaaccctccctcctccgATTACCTCAATGCCCTTGAAGACTGCGTTCAGGCTACGGAAGCTTGCTCAAGGTCATTACAGATTGGCCTGGACAGGTTTGAACCTGGAGTCAAAGATTTGCCTAGGTTAACAAAGATCTTCAAGCACAAACAT CATTTTTTAGTTCTTCCAGAACCTACTATTGCTGCCCATAAAGCAGCACTTTCACAATCTTTAGCACCTCAGATCGACCATCTGATAGCAAAGACTGACAGCATGATAGAATCTGAAAAGACTAAAGTGGGCAAccttgaagaaaga CTGAGGATTCTTGAATCTGCACGTCTGTCCGCTAGCACAAGCACCACGCGTACTGCCTCTTCTGGCAGATCAACCAGACCTATTTCAAATACTTCCGAGGATACTAGTTCAAAAATTTCAGATATCAACATGAAGGACCTCAGTATATtacagaggaagaaagtaATGCAGTTGAAGGCTAAGCGGGACAGactggagagagagatggctAGATTgggcagatga
- a CDS encoding 30S small subunit ribosomal protein S24e — protein MDPEGPVTLRTSKFITNRLLNRRQFVLTVFHPTRPNVSRSELSEKLAALYKTDKERVTVFGLKTKFGGGSSTGFGLIYDDEESQKKFEPKHRLVRSNLAEKVVKPSRKLRKERKNRAKKLRGKARAKAGEPAKKK, from the exons ATG GACCCCGAAGGCCCCGTCACCCTCCGAACCTCCAAGTTCATCACCAACCGTCTCCTCAACCGACGACAGTTTGTCCTCACTGTCTTCCACCCCACTCGCCCCAACGTCTCTCGTTCTGAGCTCTCTGAGAAGCTTGCTGCCCTTTACAAGACCGACAAGGAGCGTGTGACCGTGTTCGGTCTCAAGACTAAGTTCGGTGGCGGTTCTTCTACCGGTTTTGGTTTGATctacgatgatgaggaatcTCAGAAGAAGTTTGAGCCCAAGCACAGGCTCGTGAGG TCCAACCTCGCCGAGAAGGTTGTTAAGCCTTCCAGGAAGCTTCGtaaggagaggaagaaccgagcgaagaag CTCCGAGGAAAGGCTCGTGCCAAGGCCGGCGAGCCCGCTAAGAAGAAGTAA
- a CDS encoding HASPIN protein kinase codes for MPAAAVKVTTYGRKKTQIISIHSDFVEPVGLTSPLVLPTRQRQPLTAKPSNDNCNLPPATTLALNSLKGDELSKAPYNEQTLPKLAKGVFSDGTLSKVSVPPSSNSPRIISTKERKVSRKTSKAIVPRSPAAAHITLSSTPKIETDVSRQSTKQQHSPMRRIKTKKRLVFEGVILPLRPHISDIKIEELSDKLLGVTIEDNSAQKIGDGLDKGKSSSQFPLEALIQACSSTSVQPFSTFIKSFPLFSASKDVFVTKVGEASYSEVFGFSQSTEDADLVLKVIPLFSGTMETNGPFPDCSSPEDVLREIEITKRMNQVPGGGFVEFRGAYVVEGKYPNELLEKWDIYKSTQGSASVRPSAFGPAQKYCLVALCNSGIDLEALQFDASRGWVQAAGIFWQVAAALASAEDWTKFEHRDLHEGQILISSLSESPSSTEPENYLSPTYTSLQTTIIDFGLSRLDMPTPVWSQIPEEVYEGKGAQWDLYRAMRSRIGDDWDGFHAITNVMWLRYILQYMLVSKSLRKPRTLKRTLAPRSTRGVKPKPDTIRSEQAWAMLQKVEEMIEYSLTFDIRGARSNRNHKNDRLKSFTSARDLVNWGKDEGWIE; via the exons atgccagcagcagcggttAAG GTAACTACCTACGGGCGTAAAAAGACA CAAATCATATCCATTCACTCAGACTTCGTTGAACCTGTTGGCTTGACCTCTCCTCTCGTCCTTCCAACACGGCAGCGTCAACCTCTGACGGCCAAGCCCTCCAATGACAACTGCAACTTACCCCCTGCTACAACTCTGGCATTGAATTCCCTAAAAGGCGACGAACTGTCAAAAGCGCCCTATAACGAGCAAACTCTGCCTAAACTTGCAAAGGGGGTGTTCTCAGATGGTACTTTATCCAAGGTATCGGTGCCCCCTTCGAGTAATTCCCCACGGATAATCTCaacgaaggaaagaaaggtgTCCCGGAAAACTTCAAAGGCCATCGTTCCTAGGAGTCCTGCGGCTGCTCACATAACACTCTCGTCAACACCTAAAATAGAAACGGACGTTTCCAGGCAATCTACGAAGCAACAGCATTCTCCAATGAGACGTATCAAGACAAAGAAACGTCTTGTTTTTGAGGGAGTTATATTGCCCTTACGGCCGCATATCAGTGACATCAAAATCGAGGAGTTATCAGACAAACTATTGGGGGTGACAATCGAAGACAATTCTGCTCAAAAGATAGGGGATGGCCTGGACAAAGGGAAGTCATCATCTCAATTTCCCTTGGAAGCTCTCATACAGGCATGTTCTTCTACCTCTGTCCAGCCGTTTAGCACCTTCATCAAGTCATTTCCATTATTTTCTGCTTCAAAAGATGTTTTCGTGACCAAAGTGGGAGAAGCATCTTACTCTGAGGTATTTGGCTTTTCTCAGTCAACCGAAGATGCCGATCTGGTCCTAAAAGTGATCCCCTTGTTTTCCGGGACAATGGAGACGAATGGACCATTCCCAGATTGTAGCTCACCTGAGGATGTTCTGAGGGAAATTGAAATtacgaagaggatgaaccAAGTACCAGGTGGCGGTTTCGTGGAATTCAGAGG cgCGTATGTTGTGGAAGGGAAGTATCCTAATGAACTGCTTGAAAAATGGGACATCTACAAATCCACCCAGGGCTCTGCTAGTGTACGACCTT CCGCATTTGGTCCAGCACAAAAGTATTGCCTTGTGGCTCTCTGTAATTCAGGGATTGACCTTGAGGCCCTCCAGTTTGATGCTTCTAGAGGTTGGGTGCAGGCTGCTGGGATATTCTGGCAAGTCGCAGCGGCTCTGGCATCTGCTGAAGACTGGACAAAATTTGAG CATCGGGATCTCCATGAGGGACAAATTCTCATATCATCCTTATCCGAATCCCCCTCTTCTACAGAACCGGAAAACTACTTGTCGCCAACATACACATCTTTGCAAACGACCATCATTGACTTTGGTCTTTCACGTTTAGACATGCCCACGCCAGTTTGGTCACAAATACCGGAAGAGGTGTATGAAGGCAAGGGAGCTCAGTGGGATTTGTACAGGGCCATGAGGTCCAGGATAGGTGACGACTGGGATGGTTTCCATGCAATCACGAACGTCATG TGGCTGCGATATATTCTTCAGTACATGCTCGTATCGAAGTCTCTTAGAAAGCCCCGCACTCTCAAACGTACACTAGCCCCTCGGTCGACTAGAGGCGTGAAACCCAAACCCGATACTATCCGGTCAGAACAAGCTTGGGCCATGCTCCAAAAAGTCGAAGAGATGATTGAATACAGTCTGACTTTTGACATAAGGGGTGCAAGGTCAAATAGAAATCACAAGAACGATAGGTTGAAATCTTTTACTTCAGCGAGAGACTTGGTGAACTGgggaaaagacgaaggatGGATTGAATAG
- a CDS encoding WD-repeat protein: protein MELYMYTPPVYMAPIRPLVKPAPSVPIVKEGPIPELFQAPEGEYNLADPGSVFPVLGNTSPNIASELRLTAQPGPFLGGPGFGLPPTPQQTSPSAASASSTSFGATLINGKWEPIYPTRMSWVMVQIPSKIGDRGFGGLLGKGGKSDTAAFLPPAAADGRYPTKSSYSSSSSSSSPVPSEPQSVPFAMSPPTTQSKWPFAKSINGIPRPKTSMRNSTSDFVQRVIGLDSASKYLAEKGKTVSEVVKWGCWHMGKQWAWADFGKQANEADKKSKETLVKVLFSTPLTCTAIINQTAGVDRLDVIIGFETGDLVWLDPILGRYTRLNKNGVLNSSRVVGIYPDPRQPTHFLALFADYTILRFNISLEDPLNAANITSRPWNVFFDRVLLATTNGPEPSLSGDSGTGRYLDKEQGVELLKWKNEDWVAGVEIEKSKDKNAIVFTGRNPVAALKIGSAQIKGLAYSPDGGKLAAVSSDGLLRVIDTSEERVTDTFSGYYGALNCVVWSPDSRLIAAGGEDDFVTLFSTGRDARIIARCQGHSSYVTCIAFDPQSNNPSSRAYRFISVGEDGKLLFWDYSPAAVHKPRQHHPNNSVQRDAAASSMTVNIMDHSRSHTPAERTSGRFHAAPSRKSVPTLQPIMSKTVDVTILTGVYCLPDAIATVSRQGVARFWMRPSSRPSA, encoded by the exons ATGGAGCTGTATATGTACACCCCCCCGGTCTACATGGCCCCAATTAGGCCCTTGGTTAAACCAGCACCATCTGTCCCCATCGTCAAGGAAGGCCCAATTCCAGAGCTCTTCCAGGCTCCCGAGGGCGAGTATAACCTTGCAGATCCGGGATCCGTGTTCCCTGTGCTAGGGAACACTTCACCCAATATCGCTTCGGAACTAAGACTGACAGCTCAACCTGGACCATTCCTTGGTGGTCCCGGTTTTGgtcttcctcccactcCGCAACAAACCAGCCCCAGTGCtgcctctgcttcatctACCTCCTTCGGAGCCACCCTGATCAATGGAAAGTGGGAACCCATCTATCCTACAAGGATGAGCTGGGTGATGGTCCAGATCCCTTCGAAAATTGGAGATAGGGGGTTTGGAGGTCTTCTGGGTAAAGGCGGAAAGAGTGACACCGCTGCTTTTCTTCCGCCTGCCGCTGCGGATGGACGATACCCTACCAAGTCCAGCtactcatcttcctcgagctcatcatcccctGTCCCATCAGAACCACAATCTGTCCCATTTGCAATGTCTCCTCCAACCACTCAGTCCAAATGGCCATTTGCCAAGTCTATCAATGGCATCCCCAGGCCTAAAACGAGCATGCGCAATTCAACCTCCGACTTTGTCCAAAGGGTAATTGGGCTGGACTCTGCCTCTAAGTACCTGGCTGAGAAAGGCAAGACCGTTTCCGAGGTGGTTAAATGGGGCTGCTGGCATATGGGAAAACAATGGGCTTGGGCTGATTTTGGCAAACAAGCGAACGAGGCGGACAAGAAAAGCAAG GAAACACTTGTCAAAGTACTGTTTTCGACGCCTTTGACTTGCACCGCTATTATCAATCAGACAGCAGGCGTCGATAGGCTCGACGTCATTATTGGTTTTGAGACCGGAGACCTGGTTTGGCTTGATCCTATTCTTGGAAGATACACCCGGCTCAATAAAAAC GGCGTATTAAACTCCTCCCGGGTGGTTGGCATCTATCCCGATCCTCGACAGCCCACTCATTTCTTGGCACTTTTCGCAGATTATACCATTTTGAGGTTCAACATCTCTCTAGAAGACCCACTAAATGCCGCAAACATTACCTCGCGTCCTTGGAATGTCTTTTTTGATCGCGTTCTCCTTGCCACTACGAATGGGCCTGAACCCAGCTTGAGCGGTGATAGCGGTACCGGTCGTTATCTCGATAAAGAGCAAGGTGTCGAACTTCTGAAGTGGAAAAACGAGGATTGGGTGGCCGGGgtagagattgaaaagtCGAAGGATAAGAACGCGATTGTATTCACAGGGCGGAACCCAGTAGCAGCCCTTAAAATTGGTAGTGCACAAATCAAAG GTTTGGCGTACTCTCCCGATGGCGGAAAATTGGCCGCGGTGTCATCCGACGGACTCTTGAGAGTGATTGATACGAGTGAAGAGCG TGTCACCGACACATTTTCTGGCTATTATGGTGCTTTGAATTGC GTTGTTTGGTCTCCTGATTCCCGCCTGATAGCAGCaggaggcgaagatgaTTTCGTCACTCTGTTTTCAACAGGGCGAGACGCCCGCATTATCGCGAGATGCCAAGGTCACAGTTCCTATGTCACGTGTATCGCATTCGATCCGCAAAGCAATAACCCATCGTCACGGGCTTATCGATTCATCAGtgtgggagaggatggaaagtTGTTATTT TGGGACTACtctcctgctgctgtgcACAAGCCACGACAACATCACCCAAACAACTCTGTGCAGCGCGATGCCGCTGCTAGCTCCATGACTGTTAACATTATGGATCATTCACGCTCCCATACTCCTGCTGAGCGTACTTCTGGCAGATTTCACGCCGCTCCGTCGCGTAAATCAGTTCCCACGCTTCAGCCAATTATG TCTAAAACGGTAGATGTCACCATCCTGACCGGCGTATATTGCCTTCCAGATGCTATTGCCACGGTCTCTCGCCAAGGCGTAGCTCGATTTTGGATGCGGCCCTCCTCAAGACCATCTGCCTGA